A window of Daphnia pulicaria isolate SC F1-1A chromosome 4, SC_F0-13Bv2, whole genome shotgun sequence genomic DNA:
TTCTGGACACTTTTATTAACAGTAGAAAGGCTCAACATAAATGAAACTTTAGAAGCCATCACCAGTGGGAAGGAATTAGACAGCACATGTACAGAATTTTCtgtttcgttgttgaaaactCCAGCGCAGTCCCTCCTTGATTAACCAGAACAGCTGTACAGCGTGTTGAGTTTTTGTACGTCCGACTGCATAAGAAATAGccagaaaatggaaaacaaataattgcagagCATTAGGCCACGAATTCGACAGGTTCAGGTCAGATTGGCGATGATTGATATGAAAATGACGAGCCAGGACCTACCGTACTAAATCCTTTTTCATTCCCCAtgttctttttcccatttttggcTACCATCGTCGGGATGGCCCTGTTAACGGCAAAGGCATAAGCTTCATAATGCATCACCGAGTCTAAAGATGCGAAATAAAATCACGAATTTATTTAAACTGCCATGATGAGAGGGTACGAGATGCAATTACTGATATCGTATCGTCCGATAGTGTTGACTGCGTCTTTCGGTTTAGGCGTGAACCACTGGTGATTCTCTGTTCGAAGTTCAattgattaaaacaaaatgtttgtaTAAATAGCAGACGAAGAGTTTACCTGGCTTGATGTTTTTGTAGTTCACGGTGATGTAACGACTTTGGTCGGGGCGTTCTTGTTCGTGGTCGAATCCGATGGCGTGCATCAGCTCGTGAATgacaataaagaaatgaacgCAGTTGTTGTCGAGACTCAACTCCTGTGCGCCACCAATATGACCTTTCTGTGCCCAGCAACTGCAAAAatcgatttcaattaaaatttctcATCCACCCCTAGTAAGTTTTTCGAAACCAAGTAAAAATTCTTACCCAGGGTAACCAGCCGACCCAGTTTGGGATTCTTTGCTCCTGATGATCTTGAGGTAATCACTTTGCGTTTTGCGGGGTGCAAAGCGGATGCAGGTTTTCTTGTGAAAATCCGCCATGGCACTGGCGATTACCTTACGCTCCTGAGCCGCTAATTTCGAAACCGAAATCAAATTCACgtttacaataataataataataaaaaagaacactTTGCTGATCAATTAATTGTAGTTTCACTTACTGAAAGTGCTTGATATGACGTAGGGAATTTGTCTACCAGGCCATTTGACGTCTccgttctttttatttccattacTGGGTGGCACGTCACCGCCTTCTTGATTTTCCCATGGCCGGTTGTTCATAGAAGCTGAGCAGAAAAAAGATCGAATCTTTCAAAATTGCATCATCTCGACtgaagattttaaaattttaattacctCCTTTGTTTCCAGTAGCTCCACTATTGAATTCTTCTTCCGTCAATGGTTTTCCAGCTTTGAAACTATCATCCTACATTACAGAACGTTGCGCAAATAAtcagaataatttacaatttttaacGCGTAAGCTACAACGTATGCAAAACTTTACCTGATCTAATTGATTTTCGTCTTCTGTCGGGACGGGATTGGCTCCGGCGGAGTGGATCCAGCAACTGGACAACGTCACGGAGATGGCCACGaacaaaagtgttttttcaAACGCCATTCTGATTTAACTTTATCAAATCCTCTTATTAAAACAATGATGTCGACTTGATCAAAATGTGAAGTTTCAGACTTACcgtaaagagagagaaggagactTCAGCAGATCACGAAAGGGGAGAGCGCGATGGAAAACGATTTTTCGTATCGCCTTTTTATATTACCCTGTTCCATCCCGATAGATACGCATCACTTGTCAAAACAAACTCGCTCATCCCACACAATTTCGGTTCGCCAACGCACCTCCTATATTTGTAATTACTTTATTGGCTTTAGAATTATTCTGATCGGAAAAGTTGAGCTGTTGTATTGACTCAACTGAAATGACAACTGTTACCTGTAAATACAGCTGTCAGTACGACCTTCGTGTCAGTTGTTCAGCCGACAATTAGAAgcttaaaataacaaaacgcaGATTGACGTCACAACAAGTCTGGAATTCATTCTGAGTACATTAGTACCGGTACATTAGCTGTGGGCGTTGGCTGTCCGACAGATGTAGAGATATTTCCCAGTTGCCTAGCGCAATTTAATGTCAACACAAAGACCAAATTGATATGCATTTCCGTTTGCAAAGGCATAAACTACCAATGTAggtgaatgaaaataaatgtttgtcATTCCAAGTTGTATTAATAACACCGAGAAGTCAGACATTAGAACAAAATCTTGGATAATCAAACAGGAACATGCGCAATTAAAGGGGAGGCTGCTAAGCAAACTATTGGGTTAAAGCTCCGAGATTTCACGACCGCCATTCCTATAAACAAAATATTACGTTGACGCAGTTCAGCTACAAGTAATGATGTTTGTGAGCCCCAATGGGCTAATAAAGAAATGAGTCGTGTGGGGAAAAAGGTATTACGGTTGTTGCTGCATTTCTAGCCCTTTGCGCTCGGCTTCGACGGCGTATTTGGAACCGGCCACCGTATCAAAGTTGCGTCTTCTTTCGGAAATGTGAGGCAAATCTCCTGTCGGTGTACCCTAAACCAAACATCGTAGAAACTCTAAG
This region includes:
- the LOC124338359 gene encoding zinc metalloproteinase nas-4-like, whose translation is MHAIGFDHEQERPDQSRYITVNYKNIKPENHQWFTPKPKDAVNTIGRYDINSVMHYEAYAFAVNRAIPTMVAKNGKKNMGNEKGFSTSDVQKLNTLYSCSG
- the LOC124337770 gene encoding zinc metalloproteinase nas-8-like; translation: MAFEKTLLFVAISVTLSSCWIHSAGANPVPTEDENQLDQDDSFKAGKPLTEEEFNSGATGNKGASMNNRPWENQEGGDVPPSNGNKKNGDVKWPGRQIPYVISSTFTAQERKVIASAMADFHKKTCIRFAPRKTQSDYLKIIRSKESQTGSAGYPG